The Arthrobacter sp. NicSoilC5 genome has a window encoding:
- a CDS encoding thioesterase family protein: MPETYRTRVCPRWSDQDLNGHVNHAAVVTLLEESRIKWRSSMPGIRQAEATPTVVASLDVNYRRPVHHGEDLEVELTVIRIGTSSFSLEFRGSQHGAVAVDGRTVLVSVHRDTGKSRPLAEHERHWLTLFQPSQGNTDPQRKRVPDHTPLEFSR; the protein is encoded by the coding sequence ATGCCTGAAACCTACCGGACCCGCGTCTGCCCCCGGTGGTCCGACCAGGACCTCAATGGGCACGTCAACCACGCCGCCGTCGTCACCCTCCTGGAGGAGTCAAGAATCAAGTGGCGATCCTCGATGCCAGGAATACGTCAAGCCGAGGCAACCCCCACGGTGGTGGCCAGCCTCGACGTGAACTACCGGCGGCCGGTGCATCACGGCGAAGACCTGGAGGTTGAACTGACCGTGATCAGGATCGGCACGAGTTCATTCAGCCTGGAATTCAGGGGCAGCCAACACGGCGCAGTCGCCGTAGATGGCCGGACCGTGCTGGTTTCAGTCCATCGGGACACTGGCAAGTCCCGGCCGTTGGCCGAACACGAGCGCCACTGGCTCACCCTTTTCCAACCTTCACAAGGAAACACGGACCCGCAGCGTAAGCGGGTTCCCGATCACACACCACTGGAGTTCTCTCGATGA
- a CDS encoding acyl-CoA dehydrogenase family protein — MTPETAANGTDFYLMDDFLSAEDRALRLKVRAFVDKDLLPVINGYWERAEFPVDLVPKLAGLGIVGTTIQGYGCPGLSRLAAGIVAAEISRGDGSVNTFLGVQSGLAMGTINMLGSEEQKQRWLPGMAALGKIGAFALTEPEHGSDSVALETSARRDGDSYIINGRKRWIGNASMADVVIIFARDEADAKVKAFVMERNGDGSFPDGYSTEVITGKIGKRAILQPDITLDNLRIPAANRLPECHSFKDVTRVLTSTRSGASWESYGHAMAAYEIALDYAKTRQQFGKPIGSFQLVQNKLANMLAELTAMQLICFRLAELAEDDRMTGPMASLAKMHTARKARWICSEARDMLGGNGVLLENHVARHMTDMEVVSTYEGTDSIQSLLVGREITGLSAFS; from the coding sequence ATGACACCGGAAACCGCCGCGAACGGCACCGATTTTTACCTTATGGACGATTTCCTCAGCGCTGAGGACCGGGCGCTCCGGCTCAAAGTCCGCGCCTTCGTGGACAAAGACCTGCTGCCCGTCATTAATGGCTACTGGGAACGTGCCGAATTTCCCGTCGACCTTGTTCCCAAGCTTGCCGGGCTCGGCATCGTCGGAACAACCATTCAGGGTTACGGATGTCCTGGGCTAAGCCGGCTTGCCGCCGGGATTGTTGCCGCGGAGATCTCCCGCGGCGATGGTTCCGTTAACACCTTCCTCGGCGTCCAGTCCGGACTGGCGATGGGAACCATCAACATGCTCGGCAGCGAGGAGCAAAAACAGCGGTGGCTCCCCGGCATGGCAGCCCTTGGCAAGATCGGCGCCTTCGCCCTGACCGAACCCGAGCACGGATCTGATTCGGTGGCACTCGAAACCAGCGCGCGCCGGGATGGGGACAGCTACATCATCAATGGACGCAAGCGCTGGATCGGCAACGCCAGCATGGCCGACGTCGTCATCATCTTTGCCCGCGACGAAGCAGACGCGAAGGTAAAGGCGTTCGTGATGGAGCGGAACGGGGACGGCAGCTTTCCGGACGGATACTCCACCGAAGTCATCACCGGCAAGATCGGCAAGCGGGCGATCCTCCAGCCGGATATCACCCTCGATAACCTCCGGATCCCGGCCGCCAACCGGCTCCCGGAATGCCACTCGTTCAAGGACGTCACCCGCGTACTGACCTCAACGCGAAGCGGCGCGTCCTGGGAGTCCTACGGCCACGCAATGGCTGCCTACGAGATCGCACTGGACTACGCGAAGACCCGCCAGCAGTTCGGCAAACCCATCGGCAGTTTCCAGCTCGTGCAGAACAAACTGGCCAACATGCTCGCCGAACTGACCGCCATGCAGCTGATCTGCTTCCGGCTGGCCGAACTCGCCGAAGACGACCGGATGACCGGGCCCATGGCGTCACTCGCCAAGATGCATACGGCACGGAAAGCCCGCTGGATCTGTTCCGAAGCGCGGGACATGCTCGGCGGCAACGGCGTACTGCTGGAGAACCACGTGGCGAGGCACATGACCGACATGGAGGTTGTCTCCACTTACGAAGGCACAGACTCCATCCAGTCCCTGCTCGTAGGCCGGGAGATCACCGGCCTCTCCGCCTTCAGCTAG
- the fabG gene encoding 3-oxoacyl-ACP reductase FabG — translation MSNFTNRVAAVTGGAQGIGAATALKLAAGGATVVVLDLNEDRAKDTAQRISDHPDVLAAGGKAVAACCDVTDEEAVDRVFDDIHREFGRLDILVNNAGITRDNMFFKMERPDWDSVLTTNLTSAYLCSRAAQRYMVPAKYGKIVSLSSRSALGNRGQANYAAAKAGIQGLTATLAIELGPFNITVNAVAPGYIATSMTAATAERVGASPAEHQQAVAERTPLGRVGQPEEVAAAVAFFAGDDSSYISGQTLYINGGAR, via the coding sequence ATGAGCAACTTCACGAACCGGGTGGCCGCGGTCACCGGAGGGGCGCAGGGCATCGGTGCTGCCACCGCGCTGAAACTGGCCGCAGGGGGTGCCACCGTCGTCGTCCTTGACCTCAATGAGGACCGCGCCAAGGACACCGCACAGCGCATCTCGGACCACCCGGACGTCCTGGCGGCAGGTGGAAAAGCCGTTGCCGCCTGCTGCGATGTCACGGATGAGGAAGCCGTGGACCGGGTGTTCGATGACATCCACAGGGAGTTCGGCCGCCTGGACATCCTGGTAAACAACGCCGGCATTACCCGCGACAATATGTTCTTCAAGATGGAGCGGCCGGACTGGGACTCCGTCCTGACCACCAACCTCACCAGCGCCTACCTCTGCTCGCGCGCTGCCCAGCGGTACATGGTTCCGGCCAAGTACGGAAAGATCGTCTCGCTCAGCAGCCGCAGCGCACTGGGCAATCGTGGCCAAGCCAACTACGCTGCGGCAAAAGCCGGCATCCAGGGTCTGACGGCGACGCTCGCCATCGAACTTGGTCCGTTCAACATCACGGTCAACGCCGTGGCACCGGGTTACATCGCCACGTCGATGACTGCCGCCACTGCCGAGCGTGTCGGGGCCAGCCCGGCCGAACACCAGCAGGCGGTCGCGGAGCGCACCCCGCTGGGACGCGTCGGCCAACCGGAGGAAGTCGCCGCTGCAGTCGCTTTCTTCGCCGGTGACGACTCCTCCTACATCTCCGGTCAGACCCTCTACATCAACGGCGGGGCGCGCTGA
- a CDS encoding acetyl-CoA C-acyltransferase yields MPEAFLVGGVRTPVGRHGGALATVRPDDLAALVLQAAVDRASVDPAAVDEVILGCVNQAGEDNRNVARMAALLAGFPHAVPAVTVNRLCASGLTAIGMAAQSVRNGDADLVVAGGVESMTRAPWVMAKPEKPYGKPGEVADTSIGARFTNPRMESGALFSMPETAEEVAGRENISRADADSFALRSHNLAVAAIDAGRFKDEIVPVPVKGRRGEVSLVETDEGPRRGSSADALAALRPIVAPGGVVTAGNSSSLNDGASAVVVASGEAVERYGLTPRARIVTSQAAGVAPEVMGIGPVPATQKALAKAGWGLADVGAVELNEAFAAQALACMRLLGMDAGTVNNDGGAIALGHPLGSSGSRIVVTLLGRMEREDANRGLATMCVGLGQGVAMLLERV; encoded by the coding sequence ATGCCCGAGGCATTCCTCGTCGGAGGTGTCCGCACGCCCGTGGGCCGTCACGGCGGCGCGCTCGCGACGGTCCGCCCCGACGACTTGGCCGCCCTGGTGCTGCAGGCCGCCGTGGACCGCGCCAGCGTCGATCCTGCCGCCGTCGACGAAGTAATCCTCGGCTGCGTCAACCAGGCCGGGGAGGACAACCGAAACGTTGCCCGGATGGCCGCGCTGCTGGCCGGCTTCCCGCATGCCGTTCCGGCCGTGACGGTCAACCGGCTGTGTGCCTCCGGGCTAACCGCCATCGGCATGGCGGCGCAATCGGTGCGCAACGGTGACGCCGACCTTGTAGTGGCTGGCGGCGTGGAATCCATGACCCGCGCGCCGTGGGTCATGGCCAAACCGGAGAAGCCGTACGGCAAACCGGGTGAAGTCGCGGACACCTCAATCGGTGCACGGTTCACTAACCCGCGGATGGAGTCCGGGGCGCTGTTTTCCATGCCCGAAACGGCAGAAGAAGTGGCTGGCCGGGAGAACATTTCGCGTGCGGACGCGGACAGCTTTGCACTGCGCTCGCACAACCTGGCTGTGGCGGCGATCGACGCGGGCCGTTTCAAAGATGAGATAGTCCCTGTTCCGGTCAAGGGCAGGCGGGGGGAAGTCTCGCTGGTGGAGACCGATGAAGGGCCCAGGCGGGGGTCAAGCGCTGATGCCCTCGCCGCCCTCCGGCCCATCGTGGCGCCCGGTGGAGTGGTCACCGCCGGCAACTCAAGCTCCCTCAACGACGGTGCATCCGCAGTAGTAGTCGCCAGCGGCGAGGCCGTGGAGCGCTACGGGCTCACCCCGCGGGCCCGCATCGTCACCAGCCAAGCGGCCGGTGTGGCGCCGGAAGTGATGGGCATCGGCCCGGTGCCTGCGACTCAAAAGGCACTGGCCAAGGCTGGCTGGGGCCTGGCGGACGTGGGCGCCGTCGAACTCAATGAGGCGTTCGCAGCGCAGGCGCTGGCCTGCATGCGGCTGCTTGGTATGGATGCAGGAACTGTCAACAACGACGGCGGTGCAATCGCCTTGGGGCATCCCCTGGGTTCCTCCGGTTCACGGATCGTCGTCACGCTGCTGGGGCGGATGGAACGCGAAGACGCCAACCGCGGCCTGGCCACCATGTGCGTCGGCCTGGGCCAGGGCGTCGCCATGCTGCTGGAGAGGGTCTAG
- a CDS encoding MaoC family dehydratase yields MRLFKDAAELASMTGQEIGVSGWHTLDQSQIQAFANATLDQQWIHTDPERAADGPFGTTVAHGYLSLSMLPYLAGQVYRVDGAAMIINYGLNKVRFPAPARVNSRIRDRLTLASVSETASGRQLQFHHLIELEGSQKPACIAETVSLLPS; encoded by the coding sequence ATGAGACTGTTCAAGGACGCCGCCGAGCTGGCCAGCATGACGGGACAGGAAATCGGGGTCAGTGGGTGGCACACTCTGGACCAATCCCAGATTCAGGCCTTCGCCAACGCCACACTGGACCAACAGTGGATCCACACGGACCCGGAGCGGGCCGCCGACGGACCGTTCGGCACCACCGTGGCGCACGGTTACCTCAGCTTGTCGATGCTGCCGTACCTGGCTGGCCAGGTGTATCGCGTTGATGGGGCTGCGATGATCATCAACTACGGCCTGAACAAGGTACGGTTCCCTGCCCCGGCCAGGGTCAACTCACGCATCAGGGACCGGCTGACGCTGGCCTCAGTGAGCGAGACAGCCAGCGGACGGCAGCTGCAGTTCCATCACCTGATCGAGCTGGAAGGCTCGCAAAAGCCTGCCTGCATAGCGGAGACTGTCTCCCTGCTCCCGAGCTGA
- a CDS encoding MFS transporter, which translates to MSTENSNLKYVDAGLQGPASELKVSPAELRRTSVSSFLGSALEYMDFTLYTLAAALVFGPLFFPNTDPAMALLASFAAFGSGFLVRPLGGVYFGYLGDKYGRKSVLVITVGMMGIATLGMGLLPTFAQIGVMAPILLVLLRLIQGFGAGAELSGASLLLVESAPSNKRGFYGAVVALGTATGVLLASGLWLLLSQMPKDEFLAWGWRLPFLLSVGTTLVALYLRRSVSESPVFEAVKARRAAARLEAKQQSVWRDVADSKKAFLVSLGIKLGENGSVYLVKGFLIGWTVSVVKMDPNLVTTGVTLGSVLGVLTVLLTGKLTDRFGRRKVWLWLSGFQFAFTIPAMLMIETRNPVLVALVFVVYVGGPLPNLYGVESTWLVEMFGSKRRFSFMTTVKEIGAVLSGGLGPIIAASVVAATGPGWIPVAGILMAYAAIGLAAGFFAPETRGRDLNAEADAF; encoded by the coding sequence ATGAGCACAGAAAACTCAAACCTGAAATACGTCGACGCTGGCCTCCAGGGGCCCGCGTCGGAACTGAAGGTGTCGCCTGCTGAACTGCGCCGCACCTCAGTTTCGTCCTTCCTTGGTTCCGCGTTGGAATACATGGACTTCACGCTTTATACCCTGGCGGCGGCGCTCGTTTTCGGGCCGCTGTTCTTCCCCAATACAGACCCTGCCATGGCCTTGCTCGCCAGCTTTGCCGCTTTTGGTTCCGGATTCCTCGTCCGGCCCTTGGGCGGGGTCTATTTCGGCTACCTTGGGGATAAATACGGGCGGAAATCCGTCCTGGTCATAACCGTGGGAATGATGGGGATCGCCACTCTGGGAATGGGTCTTTTGCCCACGTTTGCCCAGATCGGGGTCATGGCTCCCATCCTCCTGGTGCTCCTGCGGCTTATCCAGGGCTTCGGCGCCGGCGCCGAGCTGTCCGGGGCCTCGCTGCTGCTGGTGGAATCCGCCCCGTCGAATAAGCGCGGATTTTACGGCGCCGTGGTGGCACTGGGAACGGCAACAGGTGTGCTGTTGGCCAGCGGACTGTGGCTGCTGCTCTCGCAAATGCCTAAAGACGAGTTCCTCGCCTGGGGATGGCGTCTTCCCTTCCTGCTGAGCGTCGGTACCACCCTTGTGGCACTGTACTTGCGGCGCAGTGTGAGCGAATCACCGGTCTTCGAGGCGGTGAAGGCGCGGCGGGCAGCGGCGCGCCTGGAGGCCAAGCAACAAAGCGTCTGGCGTGACGTTGCCGATTCCAAGAAGGCCTTCCTCGTCTCGCTGGGCATCAAACTCGGCGAAAACGGCTCCGTGTACCTCGTCAAGGGATTCCTTATCGGATGGACGGTGTCTGTGGTGAAGATGGACCCCAATCTGGTCACTACGGGCGTGACGCTCGGCTCCGTTTTGGGCGTGCTTACGGTCCTGCTGACCGGTAAGCTCACTGACCGGTTCGGCCGACGCAAAGTTTGGCTCTGGCTCTCCGGGTTCCAGTTCGCCTTCACCATTCCCGCGATGCTGATGATCGAAACACGGAACCCCGTATTGGTGGCCCTGGTCTTCGTTGTCTATGTAGGCGGTCCGCTGCCGAACCTGTATGGCGTGGAGTCCACGTGGCTGGTGGAGATGTTCGGCTCCAAACGTCGCTTCTCCTTTATGACGACCGTCAAGGAAATCGGCGCCGTTCTGTCCGGAGGTCTTGGACCCATTATTGCTGCCAGCGTCGTTGCTGCGACCGGACCGGGGTGGATCCCAGTTGCCGGAATCCTCATGGCCTACGCGGCGATCGGTCTTGCGGCAGGCTTCTTTGCCCCGGAAACCAGGGGCCGGGACCTCAACGCGGAGGCAGACGCGTTCTAA
- a CDS encoding ABC transporter ATP-binding protein, whose protein sequence is MSHGSTPARGTKAAPASAGGQADVVRIPRPRGGPGHGGPFAGMNVPAEKALNFSGSAKRLLGTLRPERFWLMLVLAMAVAGVVLQVIGPRLLGEGTNLIFSGVVSKQLPPGMTQAQLIAMLRASGENQKADMLSAMTLTPGAGIDFSALASVLTWALVLYVLGSAFMWGQAYVLNGVVQRTVFGLREQIEAKINRLPLRYFDSIQRGELLSRVTNDVDNISQSLQQSISQAVTSVLTVLGVLVMMFILSPTLALIALVTIPLTLGITTLIAKRSQKLFVQQWKNTGELNGQIEETYTGHALVKVFGRQREVGERFRQKNAELYEASFGAQFISGLIMPAMTFIGNLVYVGIAVVGGLQVASGAMQLGDVQAFIQYSRQFTQPLAQLGSMANLLQSGVASAERVFELLDTEEQSPDPVGASLQSPDGAARGRLVFEDVSFSYSPDKPLISGLSLVAEPGQTVAIVGPTGAGKTTLVNLMMRFYELDGGRITLDGVDITTMSRHDLRSRMGMVLQDTWLFGGTIRDNIAYGRPAASSSDVLEAARATYVDRFVKSLPEGYDTVLDDEGSNVSAGEKQLLTIARAFLASPSVLILDEATSSVDTRTEVLVQKAMSALRSDRTSFVIAHRLSTIRDADLILVMENGQIVEQGTHASLLAAGGAYARLYEAQFAAPVAEV, encoded by the coding sequence ATGAGCCACGGATCCACCCCCGCACGCGGCACCAAAGCCGCGCCCGCCTCCGCAGGCGGCCAGGCCGACGTCGTACGCATTCCACGGCCGCGCGGCGGCCCCGGTCATGGCGGACCCTTTGCCGGAATGAACGTCCCGGCGGAGAAGGCCCTGAACTTCAGCGGCTCCGCCAAACGCCTGCTGGGCACGCTGCGGCCCGAGCGGTTCTGGCTGATGCTGGTGTTGGCCATGGCTGTGGCGGGCGTGGTGCTGCAGGTGATTGGGCCGCGGCTGCTGGGCGAGGGCACCAACCTGATTTTTTCAGGTGTCGTGTCCAAGCAGCTGCCGCCGGGGATGACGCAGGCGCAGTTGATTGCGATGTTGCGGGCGTCGGGGGAGAACCAGAAGGCGGACATGCTCAGCGCCATGACGCTGACGCCGGGCGCGGGGATCGACTTTTCTGCGCTGGCCAGTGTGCTGACGTGGGCCCTGGTGCTGTACGTGCTGGGCTCGGCGTTCATGTGGGGGCAGGCGTATGTGCTGAACGGCGTGGTGCAGCGGACCGTGTTTGGGCTGCGCGAGCAGATTGAGGCGAAGATCAACCGGCTGCCGCTGCGGTACTTCGATTCAATCCAGCGCGGTGAGCTGCTCAGCCGGGTGACCAACGATGTGGACAATATTTCGCAGAGCCTGCAGCAGTCCATCAGCCAGGCCGTGACGTCCGTGCTGACGGTGCTGGGCGTACTGGTGATGATGTTCATCCTCTCGCCCACGCTGGCGCTGATCGCGCTGGTGACCATTCCGCTGACGCTGGGGATCACCACGCTGATCGCCAAGCGCTCGCAGAAGCTGTTCGTGCAGCAGTGGAAGAACACCGGCGAGCTGAACGGGCAGATCGAGGAGACCTACACCGGGCACGCACTCGTGAAGGTCTTTGGGCGGCAGCGTGAGGTGGGGGAGCGGTTCCGTCAGAAGAACGCAGAACTGTATGAGGCGAGCTTCGGGGCACAGTTCATTTCCGGGCTGATCATGCCTGCCATGACGTTCATCGGGAACCTGGTGTACGTGGGGATCGCCGTGGTGGGTGGCCTGCAGGTGGCGTCCGGGGCCATGCAGTTGGGCGATGTGCAGGCGTTCATCCAGTACTCGCGGCAGTTCACTCAGCCGCTGGCGCAGCTGGGGTCCATGGCGAACCTGCTGCAGTCAGGGGTGGCCTCTGCCGAGCGTGTGTTCGAGCTGTTGGATACGGAGGAACAGTCACCGGATCCTGTGGGGGCTTCGCTGCAAAGCCCTGACGGTGCTGCCCGGGGGCGGCTGGTGTTTGAGGATGTGTCCTTCTCGTATTCGCCGGACAAGCCGCTGATCAGTGGGCTGTCCTTGGTGGCAGAGCCGGGGCAGACGGTGGCGATTGTGGGGCCGACCGGGGCGGGCAAGACCACGCTGGTGAACCTGATGATGCGGTTCTACGAGCTCGACGGCGGCCGCATCACTTTGGACGGTGTGGACATCACCACCATGAGCCGGCACGACCTGCGCTCGCGGATGGGGATGGTGCTGCAGGACACGTGGCTGTTCGGCGGGACCATTCGCGACAACATTGCGTACGGCCGGCCTGCTGCTTCCTCTTCAGACGTATTGGAAGCTGCCCGGGCGACGTATGTTGATCGCTTTGTGAAGTCCCTGCCCGAGGGGTACGACACCGTGCTGGACGACGAAGGCTCCAACGTCTCCGCCGGCGAGAAGCAGCTGCTGACGATTGCGCGGGCATTCCTGGCTTCGCCTTCTGTGCTGATCCTGGATGAGGCGACGTCCTCCGTGGACACCCGGACGGAGGTGCTGGTTCAGAAGGCGATGAGCGCGCTGCGGTCCGACCGGACGTCCTTTGTGATTGCGCACCGCCTGTCCACGATCCGCGACGCCGACCTCATCCTGGTGATGGAGAACGGGCAGATCGTGGAGCAGGGGACGCACGCGTCACTCCTCGCTGCTGGCGGGGCCTACGCGCGGCTGTACGAGGCGCAGTTCGCGGCTCCTGTGGCGGAGGTCTGA
- a CDS encoding ABC transporter ATP-binding protein, translated as MLWKLLVEYLRPHRPLLAAVVVFQLAQSIASLYLPTLNADIIDQGVARGDTGYILSTGSIMLLITLAQIACAVVAVYFGAKAAMGLGRDLRGAIFERVGQFSEQEVTRFGAPSLITRSTNDVQQVQQLVLMSATLMVAAPMLSIGGVIMAIRQDAQLSWLIAVCVPVLLIAVGLIVTRMVPLFRKMQARIDTVNRVLREQLTGIRVVRAFVREDMETERFAGANTDVTDVALRAGRLMALMFPTVMLILNVSSVAVIWFGAFRIEDGSMQVGTLIAFLSYLMQILMSVMMATFMAVMIPRASVSADRIGEVLGTSSSVLPPKQPVTSAVRRGELEMRDVGFAYPGADQPVLSGISFTARAGQTTAIIGSTGSGKTTLVNLMPRLFDVTSGAVLMDGVDIRDLDPDLLWGHIGLVPQRPYLFSGTVRSNLLYGNPDATEDELWSALEIAQARDFVEQMEEGLDATISQGGTNVSGGQRQRLAIARALVKRPELYIFDDSFSSLDTGTDARLRQALKRNIAGATMVIIAQRVSSIVDADQILVLDDGRIVAQGTHHELLETSETYREIVSSQLAAEETV; from the coding sequence TTGCTCTGGAAGTTGCTTGTCGAATACCTGCGGCCGCACCGGCCGCTGCTGGCCGCCGTCGTGGTTTTCCAGCTGGCGCAGTCCATCGCGTCGCTGTACCTGCCCACGCTGAACGCGGACATCATTGACCAGGGCGTGGCCCGGGGCGATACCGGCTACATCCTGTCCACCGGCAGCATCATGCTGCTCATCACCCTGGCGCAGATCGCGTGTGCCGTGGTGGCCGTGTACTTCGGTGCCAAGGCGGCGATGGGCCTGGGCCGCGACCTGCGCGGGGCCATTTTCGAGCGGGTGGGGCAGTTTTCCGAGCAGGAGGTCACCAGGTTCGGCGCGCCCAGCCTGATCACCCGCTCCACTAATGATGTCCAGCAGGTCCAGCAGCTGGTGCTGATGTCCGCCACGCTCATGGTGGCCGCGCCCATGCTCAGCATCGGCGGGGTGATCATGGCTATCCGGCAGGACGCCCAGCTGTCCTGGCTCATTGCCGTGTGCGTCCCGGTGCTGCTGATCGCCGTCGGCCTTATTGTCACGCGCATGGTGCCACTGTTCCGCAAGATGCAGGCCCGGATCGACACCGTCAATCGGGTGCTGCGCGAGCAGCTCACCGGCATCCGGGTGGTGCGGGCCTTCGTGCGGGAGGACATGGAGACGGAACGGTTCGCGGGCGCCAACACGGACGTTACCGATGTTGCGCTCCGTGCCGGCCGCCTGATGGCCCTGATGTTCCCCACCGTCATGCTGATCCTGAACGTTTCCAGCGTGGCCGTGATCTGGTTCGGCGCGTTCCGGATCGAGGACGGGTCCATGCAGGTGGGAACCCTGATCGCGTTCCTGAGCTACCTGATGCAGATCCTGATGTCCGTCATGATGGCCACGTTCATGGCGGTGATGATCCCGCGGGCGTCGGTATCGGCGGACCGGATCGGCGAGGTGCTGGGCACCAGTTCCAGCGTCCTGCCGCCGAAGCAGCCGGTCACCAGCGCGGTCCGGCGCGGTGAGCTGGAAATGCGCGACGTCGGATTCGCGTACCCGGGTGCGGACCAGCCCGTCCTGTCCGGGATCAGCTTCACCGCCCGCGCGGGGCAGACCACGGCGATCATCGGCAGCACCGGCTCCGGCAAGACCACGCTGGTGAACCTGATGCCGCGGCTCTTCGACGTCACCTCGGGGGCGGTACTGATGGACGGCGTGGACATCCGCGACCTGGACCCGGACCTGCTGTGGGGGCACATCGGCCTGGTGCCCCAGCGGCCCTACCTGTTCTCCGGCACCGTTCGCAGCAACCTGCTGTACGGCAACCCGGATGCCACCGAGGATGAGCTGTGGAGCGCGCTGGAGATTGCGCAGGCCCGGGACTTTGTGGAGCAGATGGAGGAGGGGCTGGATGCGACCATCTCCCAGGGCGGCACCAACGTCTCCGGCGGGCAGCGGCAGCGGCTGGCCATCGCCCGGGCTCTGGTGAAGCGGCCCGAGCTCTACATTTTTGACGATTCGTTCTCCTCCCTTGATACCGGCACGGATGCCCGGCTGCGCCAGGCACTCAAGCGCAACATCGCCGGCGCCACCATGGTGATCATCGCCCAGCGGGTGTCCAGCATTGTTGATGCGGACCAGATCCTGGTGCTCGACGACGGCAGGATCGTTGCGCAGGGCACGCACCACGAGTTGCTGGAGACATCGGAGACGTACCGCGAGATTGTGTCGTCCCAGCTGGCAGCGGAGGAGACGGTATGA
- a CDS encoding MFS transporter: MFAGTRNPSQHTARFGVAFIGVLLIAVNLRVSFVSVGPVLVNISSDLGLSSAAAGFLTGLPLIAFAVFSPLAPGFAARLGLDRALWMSLLILASGIVLRSLPVPGFIWAGTVLIGVAIAFLNVLVPSLVKRDFPLRVSQVTGSYTAAQAAFAAVGAAVVVPVAQTSPAGWRLALGAWVGLALIAMAVLLPWLRRHGTSAAHAAPQERAHRSPWGSALGWQVTAFMGLQSIAFYVLMAWLPTIEQSRGIPATTAGVHLSVFLLISVFASLGTGAVLHRGPDQRLVSFASGALVFVTFLGLALAPDLILLWVLLGAVGCGSLIVIALSLFSLRTVNHPQAASLSGMAQSVGYGLAAVGPVAFGALKDASGDWTLPLLGTAGAMAILAVTGLFAGRDRVIRESASRRGSGQTAT; this comes from the coding sequence ATGTTTGCCGGCACACGGAACCCCTCCCAGCACACTGCCAGGTTCGGAGTCGCCTTCATCGGCGTCCTGCTCATCGCAGTCAACCTTCGGGTGTCCTTTGTCAGCGTCGGACCGGTCCTGGTCAACATCAGCAGCGACCTGGGATTGTCCAGTGCCGCAGCGGGATTCCTCACCGGCCTCCCGCTCATCGCGTTCGCTGTCTTCTCGCCCCTTGCGCCCGGCTTTGCTGCCCGGCTGGGCCTGGACCGGGCACTGTGGATGTCATTGCTGATCCTCGCCTCGGGCATCGTGCTCCGCTCCCTGCCCGTGCCCGGCTTCATCTGGGCCGGGACGGTCCTGATCGGCGTGGCCATCGCGTTCCTCAACGTCCTGGTACCCTCCCTCGTCAAGCGGGACTTTCCGTTGCGGGTCAGCCAGGTCACCGGCAGCTATACCGCTGCCCAGGCCGCGTTCGCAGCGGTGGGGGCCGCCGTCGTCGTTCCCGTGGCCCAAACGTCGCCGGCAGGATGGCGGCTCGCCCTCGGCGCCTGGGTGGGGCTTGCCCTCATCGCCATGGCCGTGCTGCTGCCATGGTTGCGCCGGCACGGAACAAGCGCCGCGCACGCCGCACCGCAGGAACGGGCACACCGATCGCCCTGGGGCTCGGCGCTGGGCTGGCAGGTGACGGCGTTTATGGGGCTGCAATCGATCGCCTTCTACGTCCTGATGGCTTGGCTGCCCACCATCGAGCAAAGCCGCGGGATCCCCGCCACCACTGCCGGCGTACACCTGTCCGTCTTCCTGCTGATCAGCGTGTTCGCCAGCCTGGGGACGGGCGCGGTCCTGCACCGTGGACCCGACCAGCGGCTGGTGTCCTTCGCCAGCGGGGCGTTGGTGTTCGTAACCTTCCTGGGCCTTGCACTCGCGCCGGACCTCATCCTCCTGTGGGTCCTGCTGGGCGCCGTCGGATGCGGAAGCCTCATTGTCATTGCCCTGTCGCTGTTCAGCCTCCGGACGGTGAACCACCCGCAGGCAGCATCCCTGTCCGGCATGGCACAGTCCGTGGGCTACGGGCTGGCCGCGGTGGGCCCGGTGGCCTTCGGTGCCCTCAAGGATGCCAGCGGGGACTGGACGCTTCCACTGCTCGGCACCGCCGGTGCCATGGCCATCCTGGCAGTGACCGGGTTGTTCGCCGGCCGCGACCGTGTCATCAGGGAATCAGCTTCTCGGCGCGGTAGCGGTCAAACAGCGACGTAA